A genomic region of Papaver somniferum cultivar HN1 chromosome 7, ASM357369v1, whole genome shotgun sequence contains the following coding sequences:
- the LOC113294878 gene encoding uncharacterized protein LOC113294878 — MKSMLEIELLKPRRVIAVPNTARQNMINLHWNPPSIGTYKINVDGSFNYSTKLGGIGLILRDFAGAHRGSKCIFLETALSPEHLECKGLWEALQWVEDMKLDKVIFELDSQLVADAVNRENFNSDWRIYNLILDIKSMLKNKTL, encoded by the coding sequence ATGAAGAGCATGTTAGAAATAGAGCTCCTGAAACCAAGAAGAGTCATTGCCGTTCCAAATACTGCCAGACAAAATATGATAAATTTGCACTGGAATCCTCCTAGTATAGGCACTTATAAGATTAATGTTGATGGTTCTTTTAACTATTCTACAAAATTAGGTGGTATTGGTCTAATACTTCGTGATTTTGCAGGTGCTCACAGGGGATCCAAATGTATCTTCTTAGAAACGGCGCTGAGTCCAGAACATTTGGAGTGCAAAGGTTTATGGGAAGCATTACAATGGGTTGAGGATATGAAGCTTGATAAGGTGATATTTGAACTGGACTCACAATTGGTAGCTGATGCAGTGAATCGAGAGAACTTCAACTCAGATTGGAGGATTTACAATTTAATTTTAGACATAAAGAGTATGCTTAAGAATAAAACTTTATAG